A genomic segment from Tribolium castaneum strain GA2 chromosome 11, icTriCast1.1, whole genome shotgun sequence encodes:
- the LOC107399202 gene encoding uncharacterized protein LOC107399202 codes for MSDEQTKALRRSHGDVKRNLTRIIKFVYTHNKPKDEIAVQQRIHELEPLLDKFNDIQNQIETLIFDFDNDDAVEKEDSEREEFESKYYETLANFLQQISGFSALIECLIVSKITNSLPEVSFSTSQLNIPKNVILADPEFNISSPIDMLIGADLFYELLSIGQICIPEGPMLQKTVLGWVLSGKSDTVKQRRQTKSFLIYSDAERDINKFWEIEEIKGRKPWSQEETLCEKHFVENTERDKKSGKFIVKLPFNEKITSLFDTGKVAEKRFVSLEKRLEKDLKLREKYQKFMREFEDLEHMQEIKTMTDETNNNGYYLPHHPVVNGKQDKIRVVFDGSAQTDCGLSLNDCQMVGPTIQNELLSIILRFRKYPYVLTADIEKMYRMVLMHPDFHRYQRIYWRNQSDEEMKIYELTTVTYGTSAAAFLAIRCQYQVALDLKSDDPELSKVFRE; via the exons ATGTCTGACGAGCAGACCAAAGCATTGCGTAGAAGTCACGGTGAcgttaaaagaaatttaacgCGTATTATAAAATTCGTTTACACACACAACAAACCCAAGGACGAAATCGCGGTTCAACAAAGGATCCATGAATTGGAACCATTGCTCGACAAGTTTAACGATATTCAGAATCAAATAGAAACTCTCATCTTTGACTTTGACAACGATGACGCTGTTGAAAAGGAAGACAGCGAACGCGAAGAATTTGAGTCTAAATATTACGAGACCCTCGCAAATTTCCTACAACAAATTTC TGGATTTTCGGCACTCATTGAATGTCTCATTGTTTCCAAGATCACAAATTCTCTGCCCGAAGTATCGTTTTCAACTTCACAATTGAACATTCCCAAAAACGTCATATTAGCAGATCCAGAATTCAACATAAGCAGCCCAATTGACATGCTAATCGGAGCAGATCTGTTCTACGAACTCCTATCAATAGGTCAAATATGCATTCCCGAGGGACCCATGCTTCAAAAGACCGTGCTGGGATGGGTGCTCTCAGGGAAATCAGACACTGTCAAGCAACGAAGACAAACAAAGAGTTTTCTTATCTACTCTGACGCTGAACGGgacataaacaaattttgggAAATTGAAGAAATCAAAGGTAGAAAGCCGTGGTCACAGGAAGAAACACTCTGCGAAAAACATTTCGTAGAAAACACTGAGAGGGACAAGAAATCAggcaaatttattgtaaaattgcCCTTTAACGAGAAAATAACATCCTTGTTTGATACGGGGAAGGTTGCAGAGAAACGATTTGTATCTCTCGAGAAAAGGCTAGAAAAGGATCTCAAATTGCGTGAGAAATACCAAAAATTCATGCGAGAATTTGAAGACTTGGAACatatgcaagaaatcaaaaccATGACCgatgaaacaaataataatggTTATTATCTCCCACACCATCCAGTAGTAAACGGCAAACAAGACAAAATACGAGTTGTCTTCGATGGTTCTGCACAGACAGATTGCGGTCTGTCACTAAATGATTGTCAAATGGTAGGCCCAACTATTCAGAATGAGTTGCTCTCTATCATCTTAAGGTTTAGAAAATACCCATATGTTTTAACCGCAGATATCGAGAAAATGTACCGCATGGTATTGATGCACCCAGACTTTCATCGATATCAGAGAATTTACTGGAGAAATCAAAGTGACGAAGAAATGAAGATCTACGAGTTAACAACGGTGACGTATGGTACTTCCGCAGCAGCATTTTTAGCTATCAGATGCCAATATCAAGTGGCGCTTGATCTGAAGTCTGATGATCCAGAACTCAGCAAGGTATTTCGagaatga
- the LOC103315148 gene encoding uncharacterized protein LOC103315148: MDIVEPLNVISNGNKYILTCMDYLTKYPECIPVKDMKAETVGFRQKLSPSPIGSRFVQIKISSHSRSATTALKTACSTWLKEEVRPHYTSLNSINWQLRYCFFKLNSTLHPLEFDILDQTLRDNISRIGQVDFIRLGSKLASLESRQIPQRDKIYCKKFSDHKFHDRVVNLSSHNFTRNELQFLEKGLKYIPFSNTSYRDIQELAVDCQVILNRLPKESVDKLTPQLISALNKIDDGVASTQSPPSEDSRILRKISKMISAQNNLIISKADKGNAVVVLDRANYKHKVHEFLDTGSFSKLPRNCMKSFMKLAKSTVNDCLETLKYFNCSTFNLIPMNPRIPRLYGLPKIHKPECPIRRVVSFINSPVYRLAHWLNTTLRNIVPFDNSYSIINSGDLTDKLRNLEPPPDSFLVSFDVTNLFPSIPSKECLSIVKDLLFDSDQNFFLFDSDFYAQDSGLAMGSSLSPLLAEIFMTKLEKQIFARQESDKIIFWYRYVDDVLALFKGSRADLDVFLNFINGLHPNIKFTLEVEKNNSLPFLDLLVIRSDKLSFEIYRKPTCTDSVIPFESNHPPKSKIAAFNSLIYRLFRIPLSPESFDREWNIIKQIAVNNRFRLPLIKRIFMKFFNRLHLSASVTREPISIPSVHSLPLTPSDCPPQLGIRRFVVKYVGKVSLSIAKILKSEGLDVSFKCSGGLLSCMSLTKDRLPPMSSSGVYKIRCGSCNAAYVRQTGREFSARLREHVKYIDKYSDTDIVTTPSTFANHILENKHSLNPALFKILHRCNKSSKLNFLEVLEILNCTGLNFRL, translated from the exons ATGGACATCGTGGAACCACTCAATGTGATCAGCAATGGAAACAAATACATTTTAACCTGCATGGATTATCTAACCAAATATCCCGAATGTATTCCAGTTAAAGACATGAAAGCAGAAACCGTCGGCTTCCGTCAAAAAC TGTCTCCATCGCCAATTGGTTCCAGGTTTGTCCAGATCAAGATTTCCTCCCACTCACGCTCGGCCACGACAGCCCTAAAGACCGCCTGCTCAACGTGGCTCAAGGAAGAGGTGAGACCCCACTACACCTCTCTCAACTCCATCAACTGGCAGCTGAGGTACTGCTTCTTCAAATTAAACTCTACCCTACATCCACTGGAGTTTGACATCCTGGACCAAACACTTCGAGACAACATATCAAGGATAGGACAAGTAGATTTTATTAGATTAGGAAGTAAGTTGGCGAGTTTAGAGTCTAGACAGATTCCGCAAAGAGATAAGATTTACTGTAAGAAGTTCTCTGACCACAAATTTCACGACAGAGTTGTTAATTTATCCTCACACAATTTCACAAGGAATGAATTACAATTTCTAGAGAAAGGCCTTAAATACATTCCTTTCTCTAATACCTCCTATAGAGATATCCAAGAATTAGCAGTAGACTGTCAAGTCATCTTAAACAGACTACCAAAAGAGAGTGTGGATAAGTTAACACCTCAGCTCATTTCCGCACTTAACAAGATTGATGATGGTGTTGCCTCCACCCAGAGCCCTCCTTCTGAGGACTCTCGCATTTTAAGAAAGATCTCAAAGATGATAAGCGCTCAGAACAATCTCATCATCTCCAAGGCTGATAAAGGTAACGCCGTGGTCGTCCTGGACCGGGCAAATTACAAGCACAAAGTGCACGAGTTCCTGGACACAGGCtctttttctaaactacctAGAAACTGCATGAAATCTTTTATGAAATTGGCAAAATCAACAGTCAACGATTGCCTTGAGACCCTCAAATATTTCAATTGCTCCACCTTCAATTTGATTCCGATGAACCCTAGGATTCCCCGTTTGTACGGCCTACCTAAGATCCACAAGCCCGAATGTCCCATCAGACGGGTCgtttcttttataaattctcCCGTCTACAGACTGGCACACTGGTTGAACACCACACTGAGGAACATCGTCCCCTTCGACAATTCCTACTCCATTATCAATTCAGGAGACCTGACGGACAAACTGAGGAATCTCGAACCACCCCCGGATTCCTTTCTGGTCTCTTTCGATGTCACCAACCTGTTTCCATCGATACCGTCCAAGGAGTGCCTTTCAATCGTAAAAGATCTGCTCTTTGACTCGG ATCAGAACTTCTTCCTCTTCGACTCCGATTTCTACGCTCAGGATTCGGGTCTGGCCATGGGTTCCTCCCTCTCGCCCCTCCTAGCAGAGATCTTTATGACTAAATTAGAGAAACAGATATTTGCACGCCAGGAGAGTGACAAGATCATATTCTGGTACCGATACGTCGACGACGTTCTGGCTCTCTTCAAGGGCTCTAGGGCTGATCTGGATGTTTTCTTGAATTTCATCAATGGCCTCCACCCCAACATTAAATTCACACTCGAGGTCGAGAAGAACAACAGTCTACCCTTCCTAGATCTGCTAGTGATCAGGTCTGACAAGTTATCGTTCGAGATCTATAGGAAACCCACTTGCACGGACTCGGTTATTCCATTTGAGTCGAACCACCCCCCGAAATCCAAGATTGCCGCATTCAATTCACTGATATACAGATTGTTTAGGATTCCCCTCAGCCCTGAGTCCTTTGATAGAGAGTGGAACATAATCAAACAGATAGCGGTAAACAACAGGTTTCGACTCCCACTGATAAAGAGAATCTTCATGAAATTTTTCAACAGGTTGCACCTGAGTGCATCTGTTACGCGAGAACCGATTTCCATCCCGTCAGTCCACTCCCTCCCCCTTACCCCCTCAGACTGTCCTCCGCAACTCGGGATTCGTAGATTCGTCGTCAAATATGTAGGCAAAGTCTCGCTGAGCATAGCCAAGATCCTAAAGAGCGAGGGGCTAGACGTTTCCTTCAAGTGCAGTGGGGGGCTCTTGTCCTGCATGTCTCTTACCAAAGACAGATTACCCCCAATGTCATCCTCGGGTGTATACAAGATAAGGTGTGGTTCATGCAACGCTGCCTACGTCAGACAGACAGGTAGAGAGTTCTCGGCTCGACTCAGGGAACACGTTAAGTATATTGATAAATATTCGGATACGGACATCGTGACCACCCCCTCAACTTTTGCCAATCATATCCTAGAGAACAAGCACTCGCTCAATCCGGCCCTGTTTAAGATCCTTCACAGGTGTAACAAGAGCTCAAAACTAAACTTCCTAGAGGTCTTGGAGATTTTGAACTGTACCGGTCTTAACTTCCGTCTGTAA